The Prinia subflava isolate CZ2003 ecotype Zambia chromosome 5, Cam_Psub_1.2, whole genome shotgun sequence genome window below encodes:
- the TMEM216 gene encoding transmembrane protein 216 isoform X2 has translation MAPRGRHRSSAPLQVLLFLNGWYCATYFLLEAFVFVYKVLLLPYPVSNLVLDVVLLLLYLGIEATRIFFGSKGNLCQRKVPLSLSLALTVPAAVLAVYYLLLQTYSLRLEAFLSAILLLFYGLELLLGFLALLSFSSTDPY, from the exons ATGGCGCCCAGGG GCCGCCATCGCTCCTCGGCTCCGCTGCAGGTCCTGCTCTTCCTCAACGGCTGGTACTGCGCCACATATTTTCTCCTGGAAGCGTTCGTGTTCGTGTACAAAG tgctgctcctgccctatCCCGTCTCCAACTTGGTGCTGGACgtggtgctgctcctcctctaCCTCGGCATTGAGGCCACACGCATCTTCTTCG GCTCCAAGGGGAACCTGTGCCAGCGGAAGGTGCCGCTGTCCCTCAGCCTGGCGCTTacagtgccagcagctgtgctggccgTGTACTACCTGCTGCTCCAGACATATTCCCTGCGCCTGGAAGCGTTCCTGAGCGCCATCCTGCTCCTCTTCTatggcctggagctgctcctgggcttcctggcactgctctcctTCTCCAG CACGGATCCCTACTGA
- the TMEM216 gene encoding transmembrane protein 216 isoform X1, with translation MAPRGRHRSSAPLQVLLFLNGWYCATYFLLEAFVFVYKVLLLPYPVSNLVLDVVLLLLYLGIEATRIFFGSKGNLCQRKVPLSLSLALTVPAAVLAVYYLLLQTYSLRLEAFLSAILLLFYGLELLLGFLALLSFSRCCIPGTGGPGAGAARKATGALCKRLTTSSEFITQFQPIQRQI, from the exons ATGGCGCCCAGGG GCCGCCATCGCTCCTCGGCTCCGCTGCAGGTCCTGCTCTTCCTCAACGGCTGGTACTGCGCCACATATTTTCTCCTGGAAGCGTTCGTGTTCGTGTACAAAG tgctgctcctgccctatCCCGTCTCCAACTTGGTGCTGGACgtggtgctgctcctcctctaCCTCGGCATTGAGGCCACACGCATCTTCTTCG GCTCCAAGGGGAACCTGTGCCAGCGGAAGGTGCCGCTGTCCCTCAGCCTGGCGCTTacagtgccagcagctgtgctggccgTGTACTACCTGCTGCTCCAGACATATTCCCTGCGCCTGGAAGCGTTCCTGAGCGCCATCCTGCTCCTCTTCTatggcctggagctgctcctgggcttcctggcactgctctcctTCTCCAGGTGCTGCATCCCGGGAACTGGGGGACCCGGCGCAGGAGCTGCCAG GAAGGCAACAGGAGCGCTGTGTAAAAGACTGACAACGTCATCTGAGTTTATTACACAATTCCAACCTATCCAAAGACAAATCTAA
- the LOC134550722 gene encoding lysosomal membrane ascorbate-dependent ferrireductase CYB561A3 isoform X2, with product MAAPSDEEGAVGSRCHQRSTAMLDVPFLPFCAFLGTLGLLCVAMVGTWCQHWRGGFSLDGGSRTFNWHPVLMVTGLVVLYGAAALVYRIPNTWSGPKLPWKVLHGSLALGAFILSVLGLAAVFCFHNSQGTPNMYSLHSWMGLATVLLFSCQWVAGFGAFLLPWAPTWLRALYKPIHVFFGSTILMLSMASCVSGINEKLFFSLKNGTTAYKLLPAEAVFANTLGLLILIFGVLVVAALARPSWKRPDSDSPDSRQPLLSAER from the exons ATGGCGGCGCCAAGCGACGAGGAGGGGGCGGTGGGGTCCAG GTGCCACCAGCGCTCCACGGCCATGCTGGACGTGCCCTTCCTGCCTTTCTGCGCCTTCCTGGGAACGCTGGGGTTGCTCTGCGTGGCCATGGTGGGCACCTGGTGCCAGCACTGGCGCGGGGGCTTCTCCCTGGACGGCGGCTCCCGGACATTCAACTGGCACCCGGTGCTGATGGTGACGGGCTTGGTGGTGCTCTACGGCGCAG CCGCCCTGGTTTACCGCATTCCCAACACCTGGAGCGGCCCCAAGCTGCCCTGGAAGGTGCTGCACGGCAGCTTGGCTTTGGGAGCTTTCATCCTGTCCGTGCTGGGGCTGGCGGCCGTGTTCTGCTTCCATAATTCCCAAGGGACGCCCAACATGTACTCGCTGCacagctggatggggctggcgACTGTCCTGCTCTTCTCCTGCCAG TGGGTGGCAGGTTTTGGAGCGttcctgcttccctgggctCCCACCTGGCTCCGGGCACTCTACAAGCCCATCCATGTTTTCTTCGGCTCCACCATCCTCATGTTGTCCATGGCTTCCTGCGTGTCAGGAATCAACGAGAAGCTTTTCTTCAGCCT GAAGAACGGCACCACGGCGTACAAGCTCCTGCCGGCTGAGGCCGTGTTTGCCAACACCCTGGGGCTCCTCATCCTCATTTTCggggtgctggtggtggctgccctggccaggcccaGCTGGAAGCGCCCGGATTCCGACTCCCCGGACTCGCGCCAG cccctgctctctgCCGAGCGCTGA
- the TMEM138 gene encoding transmembrane protein 138: MLQPSNYSLVLFLQFLLLSYDLFVNSFSELLRTAPAVQLVLFIIQDIAIVFNVIIIFLMFFNTYVFQAGLVNLLFHKFKGTILLSAAYLALSISFHVWIMNLRWRDSGRFIWTEGLQTLFVFQRLAAVLYCYFYKRTAVHLGDPLFYQDSLWLRKEFAHFRG, encoded by the exons ATGCTCCAGCCCAGCAACTACAGCCtggtgctgttcctgcagttcctgctgctctcctacGACCTCTTTGTGAATTCCTTCTCGGAGCTGCTCCGCACGGCTCCGGCCGTGCAGCTCGTCCTCTTCAT catCCAAGACATCGCCATCGTCTTCAACGTCATCATCATCTTCCTCATGTTCTTCAACACCTACGTTTTCCAGGCGGGGTTGGTGAACCTCCTCTTCCATAAATTCAAGGGAACCATCCTGCTCTCCGCAGCCTACCTGGCGCTCAGCATCTCCTTCCACGTCTGGATTATG AACCTGCGCTGGCGGGACTCCGGCCGCTTCATCTGGACTGAAGGCCTCCAGACCCTGTTCGTTTTCCAGAGGCTGG CGGCCGTGCTCTACTGCTACTTCTACAAGCGGACAGCTGTGCACCTGGGAGACCCCCTCTTCTACCAGGATTCCCTCTGGCTCCGCAAGGAATTTGCTCACTTCCGTGGCTGA
- the LOC134550722 gene encoding lysosomal membrane ascorbate-dependent ferrireductase CYB561A3 isoform X1, giving the protein MRQTCSPQKQCPSRLVLAVPSSMGSSGQDWARPTLGTGRGVRRQTGIVGHGSRCHQRSTAMLDVPFLPFCAFLGTLGLLCVAMVGTWCQHWRGGFSLDGGSRTFNWHPVLMVTGLVVLYGAAALVYRIPNTWSGPKLPWKVLHGSLALGAFILSVLGLAAVFCFHNSQGTPNMYSLHSWMGLATVLLFSCQWVAGFGAFLLPWAPTWLRALYKPIHVFFGSTILMLSMASCVSGINEKLFFSLKNGTTAYKLLPAEAVFANTLGLLILIFGVLVVAALARPSWKRPDSDSPDSRQPLLSAER; this is encoded by the exons ATGAGGCAGACGTGCAGTCCCCAGAAGCAGTGTCCAAGCCGGTTGGTActggctgttcccagctccaTGGGCAGTTCTGGGCAGGACTGGGCACGTCCCActctgggcacagggagaggagTGAGGAGGCAGACGGGAATAGTTGGACACGGGAGCAG GTGCCACCAGCGCTCCACGGCCATGCTGGACGTGCCCTTCCTGCCTTTCTGCGCCTTCCTGGGAACGCTGGGGTTGCTCTGCGTGGCCATGGTGGGCACCTGGTGCCAGCACTGGCGCGGGGGCTTCTCCCTGGACGGCGGCTCCCGGACATTCAACTGGCACCCGGTGCTGATGGTGACGGGCTTGGTGGTGCTCTACGGCGCAG CCGCCCTGGTTTACCGCATTCCCAACACCTGGAGCGGCCCCAAGCTGCCCTGGAAGGTGCTGCACGGCAGCTTGGCTTTGGGAGCTTTCATCCTGTCCGTGCTGGGGCTGGCGGCCGTGTTCTGCTTCCATAATTCCCAAGGGACGCCCAACATGTACTCGCTGCacagctggatggggctggcgACTGTCCTGCTCTTCTCCTGCCAG TGGGTGGCAGGTTTTGGAGCGttcctgcttccctgggctCCCACCTGGCTCCGGGCACTCTACAAGCCCATCCATGTTTTCTTCGGCTCCACCATCCTCATGTTGTCCATGGCTTCCTGCGTGTCAGGAATCAACGAGAAGCTTTTCTTCAGCCT GAAGAACGGCACCACGGCGTACAAGCTCCTGCCGGCTGAGGCCGTGTTTGCCAACACCCTGGGGCTCCTCATCCTCATTTTCggggtgctggtggtggctgccctggccaggcccaGCTGGAAGCGCCCGGATTCCGACTCCCCGGACTCGCGCCAG cccctgctctctgCCGAGCGCTGA
- the DDB1 gene encoding DNA damage-binding protein 1, which translates to MSYNYVVTAQKPTAVNGCVTGHFTSAEDLNLLIAKNTRLEIYVVTAEGLRPVKEVGMYGKTAVMELFRPKGESKDLLFILTAKYNACILEYKQNGDSIDIITRAHGNVQDRIGRPSETGIIGIIDPECRMIGLRLYDGLFKVIPLDRENKELKAFNIRLEELQVIDVKFLYGCQAPTICFVYQDPQGRHVKTYEVSLREKEFNKGPWKQENVEAEASMVIAVPEPFGGAIIIGQESITYHNGDKYLAIAPPIIKQSTIVCHNRVDPNGSRYLLGDMEGRLFMLLLEKEEQMDGTVTLKDLRVELLGETSIAECLTYLDNGVVFVGSRLGDSQLVKLNVDSNEQGSYVVAMETFTNLGPIVDMCVVDLERQGQGQLVTCSGAFKEGSLRIIRNGIGIHEHASIDLPGIKGLWPLRSDPHRETDNTLVLSFVGQTRVLMLNGEEVEETELTGFVDDQQTFFCGNVAHQQLIQITSASVRLVSQEPKSLVSEWKEPNGKNISVASCNSNQVVVAVGRALYYLEIRPQELRQISCTEMEHEVACLDITPLGDSNGMSPLCAIGLWTDISARILKLPSFELLHKEMLGGEIIPRSILMTTFESSHYLLCALGDGALFYFGLSLETGLLSDRKKVTLGTQPTVLRTFRSLSTTNVFACSDRPTVIYSSNHKLVFSNVNLKEVNYMCPLNSDGYPDSLALANNSTLTIGTIDEIQKLHIRTVPLYESPRKICYQEVSQCFGVLSSRIEVQDASGGTTALRPSASTQALSSSVSTSKLFSSSTAPHETSFGEEVEVHNLLIIDQHTFEVLHAHQFLQNEYALSLVSCKLGKDPNTYFIVGTAMVYPEEAEPKQGRIVVFHYSDGKLQSLAEKEVKGAVYSMVEFNGKLLASINSTVRLYEWTAEKELRTECNHYNNIMALYLKTKGDFILVGDLMRSVLLLAYKPMEGNFEEIARDFNPNWMSAVEILDDDNFLGAENAFNLFVCQKDSAATTDEERQHLQEVGLSHLGEFVNVFCHGSLVMQNLGETSTPTQGSVLFGTVNGMIGLVTSLSESWYNLLLDMQNRLNKVIKSVGKIEHSFWRSFHTERKTEPATGFIDGDLIESFLDISRPKMQEVVANLQIDDGSGMKREATVDDLIKIVEELTRIH; encoded by the exons ATGTCCTACAACTACGTGGTGACGGCGCAGAAGCCGACGGCCGTCAATGGCTGCGTCACCG gaCACTTCACCTCCGCGGAGGACCTGAACCTGCTGATTGCCAAGAACACCCGGCTGGAGATCTACGTCGTGACAGCCGAGGGGCTGCGGCCCGTCAAGGAGGTGGGGATGTACGGGAAGACGGCCGTCATGGAGCTCTTCCGCCCCAAG ggggagagcaAGGACTTGCTGTTCATCCTGACGGCCAAGTACAATGCCTGCATCCTGGAATACAAGCAGAACGGGGACAGCATCGACATCATCACCCGTGCCCATGGGAACGTGCAG GACCGCATCGGCCGCCCCTCGGAGACCGGGATCATCGGGATCATCGATCCCGAGTGCCGGATGATCGGGCTGCGGCTCTACGACGGCCTCTTCAAGGTCATCCCCCTGGACAGGGAGAACAAGGAGCTGAAGGCCTTCAACATCcgcctggaggagctgcaggtcaTCGACGTCAAGTTCCTCTACGGCTGCCAAGCTCCCACCATCTGCTTCGTCTACCAG gacccCCAGGGCCGCCACGTGAAGACATACGAGGTGTCCCTGCGGGAGAAGGAATTCAACAAAGGCCCTTGGAAGCAGGAGAACGTGGAGGCCGAAGCCTCCATGGTCATCGCAG TGCCGGAGCCCTTCGGAGGCGCCATTATCATCGGGCAGGAATCCATCACCTACCACAACGGGGACAAATATCTGGCTATCGCTCCTCCCATCATCAAG caaaGCACCATCGTGTGCCACAACCGTGTGGATCCCAACGGATCGCGGTACTTGCTGGGGGACATGGAGGGGCGGCTCTTCAtgctgctcctggagaaggaggagcagaTGGACGGCACCGTCACCCTGAAGGATCTGcgtgtggagctgctgggagag ACATCCATTGCTGAGTGCCTGACCTACCTGGATAACGGAGTGGTGTTTGTTGGCTCCAGGCTTGGAGATTCCCAGCTCGTGAAG CTCAATGTGGACAGCAACGAGCAGGGATCCTACGTGGTGGCCATGGAGACCTTCACCAACCTGGGGCCCATCGTGGACATGTGCGTGGTGGACCTGGAGAGGCAAGGCCAAGGCCAG CTGGTCACCTGCTCCGGGGCCTTCAAAGAGGGATCGCTGCGGATCATCCGGAACGGCATCGGCATCCACGAGCACGCCAGCATCGACCTGCCGGGAATCAAAG GATTGTGGCCGCTGAGGTCGGATCCGCACCGGGAGACGGACAACACCTTGGTGCTGTCCTTTGTTGGCCAGACCAG GGTTCTGATGCTGAACGGAGAGGAAGTGGAAGAGACAGAGCTTACAGGATTTGTGGATGACCAGCAGACGTTCTTCTGTGGCAACGTGGCACATCAGCAGCTGATCCAG ATCACCTCTGCCTCAGTGCGACTGGTCAGCCAGGAGCCCAAATCCCTGGTGAGCGAGTGGAAAGAGCCCAACGGGAAGAACATCAGCGTCGCTTCCTGCAACAGCAACCAGGTGGTGGTGGCCGTGGGAAGAGCCTTGTACTACCTGGAAATCCGGCCCCAGGAGCTCCGGCAGATCAG CTGCACAGAGATGGAGCACGAGGTGGCCTGCCTGGACATCACCCCCCTGGGAGACTCCAACGGGATGTCCCCGCTCTGTGCCATCGGGCTCTGGACAGACATCTCTGCCCGCATCCTGAAGCTCCCGTCCTTCGAGCTGCTGCACAAGGAGATgctgggaggag AGATCATCCCTCGTTCCATCCTGATGACGACCTTCGAGAGCAGCCACTACCTCCTGTGTGCCCTGGGCGACGGAGCTCTCTTCTACTTTGGCCTCAGCCTCGAGACAG GCTTGCTGAGTGACAGGAAGAAGGTGACCCTGGGCACGCAGCCCACGGTGCTGAGGACATTCCGCTCCTTGTCCACCACCAACGTGTTCGCCTGCTCCGACCGCCCCACCGTCATCTACAGCAGCAACCACAAGCTGGTCTTCTCCAACGTCAACCTCAAGGAGGTCAACTACATGTGCCCCCTCAATTCCGACGGATATCCCGACAG TTTGGCCTTGGCTAACAACAGCACCCTGACCATCGGCACCATCGATGAGATCCAGAAGCTGCACATCCGCACTGTTCCCCTCTACGAGTCGCCCAG GAAAATCTGCTACCAAGAGGTATCCCAGTGTTTTGGGGTGCTCTCCAGCCGGATTGAGGTGCAGGATGCCAGTGGAGGCACCACGGCGCTCAGACCCAGCGCCAGCACCCAG GCCTTGTCCAGCAGTGTGAGCACCAGCaagctgttttccagcagcacagctccacacGAGACATCCTTTGGAGAGGAGGTGGAAGTGCATAACCTGCTCATCATAGACCAGCACACCTTTGAAG tgCTCCATGCTCACCAATTCCTGCAGAATGAGTACGCTCTCAGTCTGGTCTCCTGCAAGCTGGGGAAGGATCCCAACACCTACTTCATTGTGGGCACTGCCATGGTGTATCCCGAGGAAGCGGAGCCCAAGCAGGGCCGGATCGTTGTTTTCCACTACTCCGATG ggaagctgcagagcctggctgagAAGGAGGTCAAGGGAGCTGTGTATTCCATGGTGGAATTCAACGGGAAGCTGTTAGCCAGCATCAACAGCACG GTCCGCCTGTACGAGTGGACAGCAGAGAAGGAATTGCGCACGGAATGCAACCACTACAACAACATCATGGCCCTGTACCTGAAAACCAAGGGGGATTTCATCCTGGTGGGAGACCTCATGCGCTCCGTGCTGCTCCTGGCCTACAAACCCATGGAAGGGAATTTCGAGGAG ATTGCCCGGGATTTCAATCCAAACTGGATGAGCGCCGTGGAGATCCTGGATGATGACAATTTCTTGGGAGCGGAGAATGCTTTCAACCTGTTCGTGTGCCAGAAGGACAG CGCGGCCACGACGGATGAGGAGCggcagcacctgcaggaagTGGGATTATCCCACCTGGGAGAGTTTGTCAATGTCTTCTGCCACGGATCCCTGGTCATGCAGAACTTGGGAGAGACTTCCACACCCACCCAGGGATCCGTGCTCTTCGGCACTGTCAATGGAATGATCG GCCTGGTGACATCCTTGTCGGAGAGCTGGTACAACCTCCTCCTGGACATGCAGAACAGGCTCAACAAAGTCATCAAGAGCGTGGGGAAGATTGAGCATTCCTT ctggagaTCATTCCACACCGAACGGAAGACGGAACCGGCCACGGGATTCATCGATGGAGACCTGATCGAGAGTTTCCTGGACATCAGCAGGCCCAAGATGCAGGAAGTGGTGGCAAACCTGCAG ATCGACGATGGAAGCGGGATGAAGAGGGAAGCCACCGTGGACGACCTGATCAAGATCGTGGAGGAGCTGACCCGGATCCATTAG
- the TKFC gene encoding triokinase/FMN cyclase, giving the protein MEVPKKLVTTVSGCADDALAGLVACNPGLRLLQGHRVVLRSDLAAIRGRVALLSGGGSGHEPAHAGYVGKGMLTGVVAGAVFASPSVGSILVAIRAVAQAGAAGVLLIVKNYTGDRLNFGMALERARAEGADVRMVVVGDDCAFTAPGKAGRRGICGTVLIHKVAGALAEVGASLDEIEKKVVAAAKVMGTLGLSLSPCSIPGSKPSFQLAEDEMELGLGIHGEAGVRRMKVLPADKAVEAMLKHMTDPSNASHLSLSPGSSVVLVVNNLGGLSCLELGIVAGAAVRCLENRGISIARALVGSFMTALEMAGVSLTLMLVDEELLRLIDAKTTAMAWPNILAGPATTRREEVPAPAEAPRKTQDEAGIGPGSAQVQRVLERVCSTLLDMQDKLNELDRGAGDGDCGHTHARAAQAIREWMRSRPPPAAPAQLLSALADVLLEQMGGSSGVLYGLFLTAAARSLRGRSDSPAWADAMDAGIEAMQRYGGAAPGDRTMLDSLFAAAQALRSLRSPGANLLEVLAAAVQNAEAAAEATRHMEAGAGRASYIRSSRLEQPDPGAVAVAAVLRAVLEGLRDTLGTSQ; this is encoded by the exons ATGGAG gTCCCCAAAAAGCTGGTGACGACGGTGTCCGGCTGTGCCGATGATGCCCTGGCGGGGCTGGTGGCCTGCAATCCCGGGCTCCGGCTGCTCCAGGGACACCGCGTGGTCCTGCGGAGTGACCTGGCAGCCATCCGTGGCCGTGTGGCCCTGCTCTCCGGGGGGGGCTCTGGTCACGAGCCCGCCCACGCAG GCTACGTCGGGAAGGGAATGCTGACCGGAGTGGTGGCCGGAGCCGTGTTCGCATCCCCGTCCGTGGGCAGCATCCTGGTGGCCATCCGGGCCGTGGCACAGGCCGGAGCAG CCGGGGTCCTCCTGATCGTGAAGAACTACACCGGGGACCGGCTGAATTTCGGGATGGCCCTGGAGCGGGCGCGGGCCGAGGGGGCCGACGTGCGGATGGTGGTGGTGGGCGACGACTGCGCCTTCACCGCGCCGGGGAAAGCCGGGCGCCGCGGGATCTGTGGCACCGTCCTCATCCACAAG GTGGCGGGAGCTCTGGCCGAGGTGGGAGCGAGCTTGGATGAGATCGAGAAGAAGGTGGTGGCGGCTGCCAAAGTCATGG GCACCCTGGGCCTCAGCCTGtctccctgcagcatcccaggatCCAAGCCATCATTCCAGCTGGCTGAGGATGAgatggagctggggctgg GGATCCACGGTGAGGCTGGAGTGCGCAGGATGAAG gTACTGCCAGCAGATAAAGCTGTGGAGGCAATGCTGAAGCACATGACGGATCCATCCAATGCCTCCCACCTGTCCCTGAGCCCTG GATCCTCTGTGGTGCTCGTGGTGAACAACCTGGGCGGATtgtcctgcctggagctgggaattgtggctggagctgctgtgcgCTGCCTGG AGAACCGAGGGATCAGCATTGCCCGGGCCTTGGTGGGATCCTTCATGACGGCGCTGGAAATGGCCGGAGTCTCCCTCACCCTTATGTTGGtggatgaggagctgctgaggctgaTCG ACGCCAAGACCACGGCCATGGCGTGGCCCAACATTCTCGCGGGACCGGCGACCACCCGGAGGGAGGAGgtgccagcaccagcagaggCACCCAGGAAGACACAGGATGAGGCTGGAATTG ggcccGGCTCGGCGCAGGTGCAGCGGGTCCTGGAGCGGGTGTGCAGCACCCTGCTGGATATGCAGGACAAGCTCAACGAGCTGGATCGGGGAGCAGGCGACGGGGACTGTGGCCACACGCACGCCCGGGCGGCCCAAG CCATCCGGGAATGGATGCGCTCCCGGCCGCCTccggctgccccagcccagctgctctccGCCCTGGCtgatgtgctgctggagcagatgggAGGCTCCTCCGGAGTG CTCTACGGGCTCTTCCTGACGGCGGCTGCCCGGAGCCTGCGCGGCCGCAGCGATTCCCCAGCATGGGCTGATGCCATGGACGCTGGGATTGAGGCCATGCAGAG GTATGGAGGAGCTGCGCCAGGAGACCGGACCATG CTGGATTCGCTGTTTGCAGCCGCACAGGCTCTGCGTTCCCTGCGCAGTCCCGGTGCCAACCTGCTGGAAGTGCTAGCAGCAGCTGTCCAG AATGCAGAGGCGGCAGCAGAGGCCACCAGGCACATggaggctggggcaggcagagccagctACATCCGCTCCTCCCGGCTGGAGCAGCCCGATCccggggctgtggcagtggcagcagtgctgagagcGGTGCTGGAGGGGCTGCGGGACACCCTGGGCACCTCGCAGTAA